The following nucleotide sequence is from Nitrospiria bacterium.
AAACAAGCGGGTTGGATCATGTATGGAAATTTAGAAATCCGGGAGGAAAACGCTTTCTCCTTGTGATTCGCGGATACCACCCAAAAACAACTGTGGGGGAGGAATTTGTTTTTTCCTATTCGGTGGATAATCGGGAATATAAAGAAATGTTTTCGCTCAAAGCTACCCGTGAAGATTGGAATTATCAGTTCTTTGAATTGCCTAAACTTCAAAAAGGCAACATTTTTATAAGGGTTAGAGATGCAAACAGAAACAATGAACCTCCCCTTAAAAATAAAATTTTAATAGATCACCTTTATATTTTAGTGGAAGGGTAACATGGTTTTTTTTCCTAAAACCTTTAAGGGGTTGACAAGGTTTATATTAAGATGCTAGGAAAAGTTTAAGGGAGTGTATGATTATTTAAAACCCTTTTAATTTTTGATCAGGTTTTTTATGCCTTTTTTCTTTAAGCATTTTGGAAAAAGATTTTTTCAAGTAGCCATTTTTCTTTTAATAATCAATGGCGTTTATTCTTTTTCCTTTGGTTTTCCCTTGGTTAAGGATGGAAAAATTGATTTGGAGGTCCTTTCTCAGGTCCGTTCTATCATGGAAAACCGCTATGGGAAGGAATACGCTAGACTTTTTTTTAAAGCATTTGAAAAAACCCATGAAACAGGGAAAGATCTGTTTCGTGTTATGCCCAACTGTTTTGTCAACCAAAGACTCATGCACTTTTCGGGAAATGCCCTTTCGATCACCTTTCGGCCTACGGAAACCAATACCTGCCGGTTTTGTCATCAACCGAATATAGATGGTGTATTCGATGATGCCTTTCGACAAAAAGTCTGGCCTCAAACCACCCATAATATTAATCCCTGGCTAAATGTTTTTGACCCCACTTGGCTGGACAGCATTGTTCCCCCGGCTTCAATTCCCACAAAGGTATCCGATTATATGGGGGTTGACAATCTTGCTGAGGCTATTAAAAGAAGCGGATTGGATCTTAAAAACCCTATGGCTGATTTTCAAACCATCCAAAAAGGAAAGGGTCATGGGCCATTCAAGTATTTTCCCGATCTAGATCCTTCAACCGTTAATCCCAGAAACGGATGGGCGAATAATGGGTGGCGGGCCTTTAAGTGGAAACCCTTGCCCTTTACCTATCCGGGAGCATTGGGGGGTTGGAAAGAAATTTTTATCCGGCTCCCATTGAGATTTCGGTTAGATGAAAACGGAACGTTGAGTCAAACCATTTATGATCGAAACCTTGAAAATGTGGAAAGGGCCATTAAGGGAGAGGACACTTCAAAATATTATCAAGGAAAAGCATCGGATCAAGAAATCCGAATATATCATTTTCCACAAGGGACCGAATTTATCTTGGCGATCTATTACCTTGACCCTATTTTTGGAAAAGCGGCTCGAATACAGGATTACCGGTATATGGTCAAGTCCGTTTCAGATGAAGATATTATGGTTTCCAAAAAAGAGGATTTAATTCTGGGGAGTCCCTCGGGGCTTCCAGATCCACAATCGGAATATGAAAAAACGTTGGAAAAAATTTCTGGAGGGCCCAAAAATCCCTACGGTGTAATTTATGCCCATGCGGGATGGGATTTGCTCTCTTTTCTGGAAGGGGATGTGGAATCCGGAAAATTGCGTCCCTCCATCCGGGAGGAAAACCAATTCTGCATCGGATGTCATAGCGCCAGTATCGGTGTGGTGAGAGATGGTGTTTGGAGTCTTCAAAGGAAACTTCCTGGACCCGAGGGATGGCAACTTCAGGATTTTAAGGGAATCAAGGATTATAAGAATCCTTTTTCTGAAAAAGGAGATTTTTATGAATGGATTACCGAGGCCAGAATGAGCAACCTTTCTTTATTTCCCTATGTTAACAACGATCAAATGGACCTTGTAGGGGGACTTCCCCTGGGAGGGCATGATCATGCTTTATTATTGTACCGGAAATATTATCAAATTGTTAAAACCCAAACCCATATGTTGGGAAGGTTTCCCTCGGCCAGTACGGTTCCTCCAGTGGTTTTTGAAAAAGTGGTGAATCAACCCCATAAACCTTTAAGGGGTTCCCAAAACAGTTACGTGGTTTCGAAAAGGGTCACCGATCTTGATTTTTCCCATTGGCACACCGCTGAGGAGGCCCGGACCCTAAGTGAGAAGGAGATTGATAAAATCCTTGATCGAATGAGAAAAGGGGTTATTCAAGGAACCTATACGGCCTACCGCCGACAAGAATTGATAGAACGTTTGGAGGAAGCCAAGCGGGGACTTCGGCCTTCTTTACAGTCCATCGGGAAAAGTAAATTACAACCATGAAATGGTTTATTGGGGTCTTTTCTCTAATTGTTTTTTTTCTCCCTACAAGCAAGGTTTGTTCCGAGGTCGTCCAATTTCAGCAAATCTCTTTTACCACTTTGTGTGAGAACTTCCAGCCTTCCATCAGTGGAAATGGAAAAAAAGTAGTTTTTCTTTCCGACTGTGACATTGTGTTGGGGTCTAACATTGACCAAAATTATGAGGTTTTTCTTTATGATTTGGATAAAAAGACTTTTTATCAGATCACAAAAACGGAAGGGCAGGGAAAAAATAACCAACCCAGCATCAATTATGATGGGAATTATGTAACTTTTAGGTCTTCCGCTGATCTTGTGCCAGAAAAAAATGCGGATGGAAACTCTGAGATTTTCCTGTATCACACAAACACTCATCATTTGGATCAAATCACCCATTCCATTTCTCCTTCAATCAATAGTCATCCTATTATCAGTAAGAATGCCCGTTTTTTAGTTTTTCTCTCCTCCTCTAAATTAGGAGGCGAAGAGGAAGATCCTGAAAGCCCCCAAGTATTTATCTATGAACGGGAGAGAAAAAGTTTTTCCCCATTAACCAACCCGGTTCTTTCTCCTTCCTTTGGGTCCCTAAAGAATCATCGTGAAACCCATCGGGTAGGGTTAAGCAAAGACGGGACAAAAGTTCTCATTGCGACTTCATTCCCCCATACCCAAGATGAGCCCTTAAAGAGGAGCAGGTTAAGTTTAACGTTATATGATTTGAATACGAAAGAGGCCTTTTCAATAAACCCGCCTGAAAACTTGGGGAACTTTGGGCATATTCATTTCCCTCCCTCTTTGAACGGAGATGGGTCAAGGGGCGTTTTCCTGGTCAATCAGGGTCAACCCGTTTTGGATGAAAAGAAAGGAGGGGACCAAAAATTGTTTCTGGTTGAGATCGGCTCCTCAAAATGGGCCTCTTTGATTGAACCAAAGAATTGTCGTATCCATAACCCCAACCTTTCTGGGGATGGGAGCAAAGTCGGATTTTCATCCGATTGCGATTTTTTGGGGGAAAATGAAGATTCCGGGCATCCCAATATGGAAATTTTCACCTTTAATACGAGAACCAAAAAGATAAGGCAGGTAACCCACACCATCCGGGATTTTAACCATACGCCATCCATGGATGACTCGGGTTCCAGAATGGCTTTCGGGTCCGACCGTGATATCCATGAGGGAAGTAACCTGGATGAAAATTCTGAAATCTTTATCGCCGTTTTTAATCCCTAAACAACAGTGGATTGGGTTTTAAAAAACCTTTAATGAGCTATTCCGTTAAATCAAAAGAAGTATTAATCCTAACCTTTCTTGCGGCCTTTGTGGGGATTTCGGGGAGTTTTCATTTTTTGGCAGAGGCCAAGTCCGGATCTGAACGGGGAACCGGATTGGGGGCCTCCCAAATTGTGTTTGACCCCCAAAATCCCAAGAACATTTATGTATCCAGTACGTTTTACGGGGTCTATACAAGTAAAGATGAAGGGAAGACATGGGAACAGAAAATGAGGGGAATGGGAGCATCTGATTATTACACCATTGCGGTTTATCCAAAAGATCCCCGAATTTTATTGATTGGGGCTGCAGGTGGTGGAATTTATAAAAGCAAGGATAGTGCCGACACCTGGGAGCCCGCAAACAATGGCCTAACGGATACGTCGGTCTATGATATTGTATTTGATCCGGTGGATTCCTCCATTGTGTATGCCCTTACCCTTCGGGAGATTTTTGTCAGTCAGAATCTGGGAAACTCGTGGGCCCCACTGTTCATAGAAAACCCCCGGGTAATGGACCCTACGTTTCATCGCCGCTTATTGATATACCCCGGGAAAACCCGGCGTTTTGTGGTTGGGACCGGGGAGCATGGATACCAAAGGATGGAAGGGGGTAAAAAATGGGAATTGTTCGGGGATGACCTGAGCGGTTTAAGGGTGACTGCTTTCGGATCTTCTGCTTCTTTTAAAGAATTGTATATGGGAGCAAGACGGGGAGAAGGTTTATACCTTAGCAGGGATGGGGGAAAATCATGGGGTTTGATAGGGGACGGGTTAAAAGAGGTCTGGGTGAACCGCATTGCAGTTGACCCCTTTGACCCTCATATCATCTATCTGGCAACCAATAATAAGGGAATGTTAAAAAGCAGTGATGAAGGGAAAACCTGGAAATCGATTAACAATGGGCTATCAGAGATCGGTGTTAAAGCTCTTGGCGTTCATCCAGAGATAAAAGGATTTTTAATTATTGCCACCTATAATCAAGGGATTTTTACATCAGAAAATCAAGGGAAAAACTGGACCCATCGAAAGGTTCCCGGATTCCCTACCTGGGATCAGTTGAGGGGATCTTTAACCCGAAACCCCCCGTCTAAAGAGGTACCCCCTCCACCCACTTCTTTTTCCAAATGTCAAACTTGCCACGCATGGACGGATCCCATTTTAAACGGGCAAAAAAATCAAACCTTTTGGCGGACTTTTCCTTCCAGGCGGGATTGGACTGCGACCCTGGAGCGAATGAAAACCACGGCCCAGCTGTCGGCCTCTGAAGAAATTGAGATTTTGGACTATTTGAATACGTATTATGGTTTGAAATAAACGTTTTTTTTTGAAATTTCCAATAATTCGGTGGAAGTTTTTATGAAAAAACCGGAGTCAAAAAATCTTTATAGAACTATTTTGTTTTCACAATGTATTGACTTACCCCCTTTTGGTTTTTATATTTAGAGCCATGGGATGGCTTAAGAAATACAATCATTGCTCTGTTTATTTCCTCCTTTTTTCGGTTTTTTTCTTTACAAACGTTACTTTAAGCTGGGGATATCCACTTTGGGAGAAGAACCGGTCGGATATGCCAGTTTTTAAAGACAAAAGATGTTTTCCGACCAATCTAGTTGCAACGGATCTCAATGGGGATGGATTAGCGGATTTGGCGGTTACAGGGTTTTGTAATCGGTTTGCGGTTTTTTTCTCTGATCCCAAAAATCCGGGAAATTTTAAACCCCCAAAAGAAATTAAGGTTCCCACATCGGCCATCGGAATGGCCGTATTTCATTCGGAGGGAAGCCGATTTCCGTTTATTGTCGTTTCCAATTGTGCCAATCCTGATTCAATCCCTCAAAAACCACTTCTCCATATCGTATCGATGGAAACCTTTAAAGTAATTAATACCATGCCATCGGGAGGAAAGGCCCCTGATGATATTGCCATTGCAGATTTTAACGGAGATGGATTGAACGATTTTGCCGTGGGCCATTGGAAAGAAGGCGTCCTATCAGTTTTATTAGGGAAAAAAAAGGGAGGAGGGTTTATCTCTCCCCAAAAAAACTCTCCCCAATATATATCTATCGGGGATGAGCATTGGCAAGTGGAAGCTCGGGATTTTGATAATGACCAGAAAATGGATATTGCTTCAGTGGTATGGACTTTTAAAAACGGGGAGGCTAGAAAAGCCGATCTTTTAATCCTCCCTGGTAATGGGAAGGGAGGGTTTTCGTCTTCCCGTGCTAAAACCTTTCCATTGGATCGTGAGGCCAGATCTTTTTCGGTTGCCGATTTCGACCGTGATGGGTTTGAAGACATTGCGGTGGCCAATCCCGGGTCCGGTTTAAAAGGGGATGGTAGCATCTCCTTCCTTTTTGGAAAGAAAGGTGGACATTTTGATCACCGTTTATTTCCTCCCCTTGCTCGTAAAGAATCGGACATAGGGGGAGCCACCGGAGGTCTCTTGGCTCCACAAGGGATTGCCACCGCTGACCTGGACGGGGATGGGGCCTTTGACCTTGTTACGGCAAGCCGGCCGGTGAATCAGAACGGGCGGGTAATTATTTTGTACAACAACGGAAAGGGGGATTTTTCTTTTGCCAGATCCCAGATTCTCCAACTTGGACGAAAGGAAATTGTTTCCAATTTAAGTTTTGAACCTTTAATTATCACCGATCTTAACCAAGATGGCGCTCCTGATATTGCCGTAGCGAACACCAATGCCAATACCGTTTCCATTTTTTTTAATCCTTTGGTTAAAAAAGAAGAAGGTATCAACCGTTGAAAAAAATTTCCTCAAAAAAAATGGTGGTTTTATTGAGTGTGTTTTTAATCTTGGTGGTGGTTAGCCTATTAATTTTAGTGGGTCTTCCCGGATTTACATCCATTCTCGAACCATTACGGGCCGCCCTTCATCGAAGGATGGCCAGGGAGCCCCTTCAGATTTCTCAAATCGTTATCAATTATAAAAATCCAGAAATTGTTTACGCATCCAGCCATTTTTATGGGATGTGGAAAAGTACTGACGGGGGAAAAACATGGAAGCTGGCTATTAATGGGCTTGGAACTTCAGATGTCTATTCAATGGCCATTCATCCCCGAAAGCCCGAAATTCTTTTTGCTGCCACGCCGGGTGGGGGGATTTATCGAAGTGCGGATAGCGGATCCAATTGGGTGGAGGTCAGTGAGGGACTGACGGATACCCATATGGAAGACGTGGTTTTTGATCCCATTGATCCCGATATCATGTATGCAGCCACTCTGAGAGAGGTCTTTAAAAGTGAAAACGGGGGTTTGTCGTGGAAACCGGCTTTTAAGAAAAACCGGAAAGTCGCCCCCGAATTCTATGTTCGAAATCTCCTTGTATTGCGCTCTTCTCCTTCGGCGAAATCCGTATTTTTAATGGGGACACCTAATGGAGGTTACAGAAGGATAGAGGGAGGCTCCGAATGGGAGCCGCTTAGGGAAAAGGTGGATGGGGCTAAATTGACGGCTTTTGCATATGACCCAAGAATAAAGACATTGTATGGAGGGGCGATTTCGGGAAAAGGGATTTATAAAAGCACAGATGAAGGAAATTCATGGAACCTGATGGAAACTCCTCCCATGCGCTGGGTTCATCGCATCGTATTAAATCCCCGTAATCCCATGAACATTTTCATTGGGACCCGCGCAAAGGGTGTATTTAGAAGTTCCGATGGGGGGCGGACCTGGGAGGAAAAGAATAACGGTCTTACCCATAATGTGATAAAGGGTCTTGCCATTGACCCGACCAACCCATTGAAGCTCTATGCAGGAACCCCAGGTATGATTGCCACCTCCAAGGATGGGGGAGAGTCCTGGCGTCTTGTCCAAATGGACCCACCCAGTTATCATGCAGTGGTGAGTTTCCTGATCCCTATTCAAAAAGCTTCACAAAATATACCTTCCCCTCCGCTGGTTTGGAAAGAAAAATGTAATGAATGTCATGGTTGGACTGATCCCGTCCTGAATTATTATCCCACCTCTTATTGGAGAATTTCTCCAACCCCCCGTGATTGGAAAGAGACCATGGACCGGATGGCTGGTAAGGGAAGAAATCCCATGACACCGGAAGAAAAAGCCTCCATTTATGGTTACCTCAATAATTTCTTTGGTCCAAGATCGTGAAGATATTCTATGCTGCCTGGCTGGTCTGTTCAATAGTGGTATTTTCTATTGTAGCGGCCGAAGAAAAAAAGGAAATTCTGCCTTTTATTCATAACAGTGGCATTATTGTCCATCCTGAAAATTCGTCGGTTGTGTATGCATCGTTTTGGATTTATGGGGTATACAAGAGTACCGATTTTGGACAGACCTGGACCTCCATGAACCGAGGGTTTAAAAATCCAAGTGTATATACAAT
It contains:
- a CDS encoding FG-GAP-like repeat-containing protein, with amino-acid sequence MPVFKDKRCFPTNLVATDLNGDGLADLAVTGFCNRFAVFFSDPKNPGNFKPPKEIKVPTSAIGMAVFHSEGSRFPFIVVSNCANPDSIPQKPLLHIVSMETFKVINTMPSGGKAPDDIAIADFNGDGLNDFAVGHWKEGVLSVLLGKKKGGGFISPQKNSPQYISIGDEHWQVEARDFDNDQKMDIASVVWTFKNGEARKADLLILPGNGKGGFSSSRAKTFPLDREARSFSVADFDRDGFEDIAVANPGSGLKGDGSISFLFGKKGGHFDHRLFPPLARKESDIGGATGGLLAPQGIATADLDGDGAFDLVTASRPVNQNGRVIILYNNGKGDFSFARSQILQLGRKEIVSNLSFEPLIITDLNQDGAPDIAVANTNANTVSIFFNPLVKKEEGINR